CGGTGCCCTCGTGAACGTCGTCGCGATGCTGCTGGTGGCCTGGATCATCAGTCTCCCCGTCGAAGGCACCACCCTGCCTCCGTTCGGCACGGAGGTCCGGAACTCCAAGATCCTTCAGGGTGTCTCCCGGGTGCTGCCGGCCCAGGCGCACACCTGGTTCGACGACTACCGGTCCATCCTCGCGCAGAACGGCTTCCCGCAGGTCTTCGGCCCCTTCGCCAACGAGCCCATCACCGAGGTCAGGCCGCCGGACCCGGCGCTGGTCGACAGCCCGGTGGCGGCCCGGGCGCAGCGGTCCATCGTCAAGGTGGTCGGCACGGCGCAGAGCTGCAACAAGGTGCTCGAAGGCACCGGCTTCGTCTTCGCCGAGCGCCGGGTCATGACGAACGCGCACGTCGTGGGCGGAGTCGACGAGCCGACCGTGCAGATAGGCGGGGAGGGCAGGCGGTACGACGCCAAGGTCGTCCTCTACGACTGGCAGCGCGACATCGCCGTACTGGACGTTCCCGACCTGAAGGCGCCGGCTCTGCGCTTCACCGACGAGGACGCCCGCACCGGTGACAGCGCGATCGTCGCGGGCTTCCCGGAGAACGGCTCCTACGATGTGCGCTCTGCGCGGGTCCGGGGCCGCATAGACGCCAAGGGACACGACATCTACCGCCGCGGCGTGGTGCGGCGCGACGTCTACTCGCTGTTCGCGACGGTCCGTCAGGGCAACTCCGGTGGCCCGCTGCTCACGTCCGAGGGCCAGGTGTACGGAGTGATCTTCGCCCGGTCGCTCGACGACGCCGACACCGGTTACGCCCTGACGGCCGACGAGATCCGCGAGGACATCAGGCTCGGCCGCACGGCCGACCAGGAGGTCGACAGCGAGGGCTGCGCGCTCTGACGCTCGCCGCGCACGGCTGCGCGACGGACGGCGGCACGCCCCTGCGGGACGTCCGCCGGGGTTCGCGGTTGCCCGGCGGCGCGCTCGTGGCGGGCATCCGTCGAGATCCGTGCATGCGCATGCCGGGGCAGGCGTTCCCGGGCACACGGCCGTGCCCGGGAAGACGGGAGGTCCCCGCGCAGGCCTCCGTACCCCACAGGTGTGTCCGACCTCGTGGAGGTGTGCGGAAGCAGGAACGCGGGCGCTGCTGCGACGGCGTCAGCCGCGAGGATGGCGCAGTCGCGCCGAGACCCAGCGGGCGCGACGGCGGAGGATGCGCGGGATCCCGAGACGGGGATCATGACCCCGCCCCTGGGGGCCGCCCCTTTCGTCCGCTACCGGCGCGGAGGCCGAGCGGGGGTTGCGTGCTGTGTCACTGTAGTCGTGCGTCCAGCCCATACCCCGACGTGTGCCCGTGCCCCATGGTCGGTAACCGCATCGGGGCCCGCCAATTGGCCTATGCGCCGGGCAATCCCCGTTCGCCGCACACCCGTTCGCACGGTGGCCGTTGCCCCGGGCGGCGTCAGGCGGCAGCCCCGTCCGGAGCGGCCTCGCAGGACGGCGGTGCGGCCAGGCGGTGCGGCCAGGCGGCGCGGCCCGCGTTGGCGCCGGTCGCGCCCGGGTGCCCCGCTCGGGCCGGTTTCACCGGTCGGGTTCGGGTCACCGGTCGGGTTCGGGTCACCGGTCGGCTCGGGGTCACCGGTCGGGTTCGGGATCCTTCAGCCAGTTGACGAGCTCGTGGGAGAACGCGACCGGGTCCTCCTCATGGGGGAAGTGGCCGAGCCCGTCGAACAGCCTCCAGCGGTAGGGGGCTTCGACGTACTGACCGGAGCCCGCCGCGCTGCGCGTACGCATCGCCGAGTCCAGTGAGCCGTGGAGATGGAGCGTCGGCACCCGTACGGGACGCTTCATCCTGCGGTTGAACTGGATGCCGTCCGGACGGGCCATCGACCGCACCAGCCACCGGTACGGCTCGATCGAGCAGTGCGCCGTCGACGGGATGGACATGGCCCGGCGGTAGACGTCGAGCGCCTCCTCCTCGGGCGGGCGCGGACCCGACCACTCCCTGATCAGCCGTCCCACCAAGGCCGCGTCGTCCGCGAGGAGCTGACGCTCCGGCAGCCATGGCCGCTGGAAGCCCCACACATACGCGCCGGCGCGGCTCTGCGCGAAGTCGCCGAGCATCGACGAACGCCAGCGGCGCGGGTGCGGCATCGAGGAGACCACGAGCCGGCGGACGAGCTTGGGCCGCATCACGGCCGCCGTCCAGGCCAGGTAGCCGCCGAGGTCGTGGCCGACGAGCGCCGCGTCGGGCTCGCCGAGGGACCGTACGACGCCGGTGATGTCGAGTGCGAGGTTCGCGGGGTCGTATCCCCGGGGCGTACGGTCGCTGCCTCCGACACCGCGGAGGTCCATCGCGACCGCGCGGAAGCCGGCGTCGGCCAGCGCGGGGAGCTGGTGCCGCCATGTCCACCAGAACTGCGGAAAGCCGTGCAGCAGCAGCACCAGCGGCCCGTCGCCCAGCTCCGCGATGTGGAAGCGCGCACCGTTGGCCGCCACATCCCGATGGGTCCACGGCCCGTCGATCCGGATGGGGCCGCCGTTTCCGTTCCCGGTGCTGCTTCCGTTGCCGATCGAGGGCGTATCGGGTGCCGTCATGCGGACGAGCGTGCCACAGATGTGGACGGGTCCTTCGCCCCGCGGGGGTGCGGCTTGGCGTTCTGCAGCACGGCGGCCGTCTCCTTGGCCGACGCGATGGAGCGCTCCGGCGGCTTGACCTTCTTGAACTTGGCGATCGCCAGCAGCGCCGCCAGGCCGGCCAGCAGCAGGAACGCCACTCCCACGATCAGGAACGACCAGGCCAGTCCCAGACCGAGATTGTGGATGCCGTAGGCGGCGGCGAAGCTCAGCACCGGCAGGGAGAACAGGGCGAGGACCCCGGCGACCGTGCCGGCCACACCGCCTGTCACCCCCCGCTTGACGTCCTGCCTGAGCTCTGCCTTGGCCAGCGCGATCTCGTCGTGCACCAGGGCGGACATCTCGGCGGTCGCCGTCGCCACCAGCTGTCCCAGGGACTTGTCCGCGCCGGCCAGCCGAACCGGCCCGACCACGTCGCCCGCGGCTTCGAGGGTGGTGGTTGTGCTGCCGGGGTCGCTCATCGGTGACTCCCTCATCTCTGCTTCGGATCTGCTGTCAGATCATGCCGGACTGTCGCCGTCGGCGCGCGATGCACTCGCGACTTCCGCCATGCGCCGGTGCTCCGCCGCCTTCTTCTCGTGGATCGCGGCCATCCGCAGGTGGTACTCCGGGTTGTCCTTCTCGTACACGTCCGGGATGCCGTCCTGGTCCTCGTCGAGCTCCTCCGCGGCGCACAGGGCCTGATACTTGCGTACCCGCAGTTTCAGCAGCACACAGGCCAGCAGCGCGGCCGTCAGCGAGCCGAGCAGGACGGACGCCTTGATCTCGTCCGTCATCTCGGGGTCGCCGGCGAAGGCCAGCTCGCCGATGAGCAGGGAGACGGTGAAGCCGATACCGGCCAGAGACGAGACCGCCAGGACGTCGGGCCAGGCCAGGTC
The Streptomyces tirandamycinicus DNA segment above includes these coding regions:
- a CDS encoding MarP family serine protease, coding for MNVLDILLLLAAVWFAVVGYRQGFVVGILSVIGFLGGGLVAVYSLPLLWDRMTNETEVSTAAAIVAVVIVIVFASVGQALTTHLGNKLRRYITWTPARALDASGGALVNVVAMLLVAWIISLPVEGTTLPPFGTEVRNSKILQGVSRVLPAQAHTWFDDYRSILAQNGFPQVFGPFANEPITEVRPPDPALVDSPVAARAQRSIVKVVGTAQSCNKVLEGTGFVFAERRVMTNAHVVGGVDEPTVQIGGEGRRYDAKVVLYDWQRDIAVLDVPDLKAPALRFTDEDARTGDSAIVAGFPENGSYDVRSARVRGRIDAKGHDIYRRGVVRRDVYSLFATVRQGNSGGPLLTSEGQVYGVIFARSLDDADTGYALTADEIREDIRLGRTADQEVDSEGCAL
- a CDS encoding alpha/beta fold hydrolase, yielding MTAPDTPSIGNGSSTGNGNGGPIRIDGPWTHRDVAANGARFHIAELGDGPLVLLLHGFPQFWWTWRHQLPALADAGFRAVAMDLRGVGGSDRTPRGYDPANLALDITGVVRSLGEPDAALVGHDLGGYLAWTAAVMRPKLVRRLVVSSMPHPRRWRSSMLGDFAQSRAGAYVWGFQRPWLPERQLLADDAALVGRLIREWSGPRPPEEEALDVYRRAMSIPSTAHCSIEPYRWLVRSMARPDGIQFNRRMKRPVRVPTLHLHGSLDSAMRTRSAAGSGQYVEAPYRWRLFDGLGHFPHEEDPVAFSHELVNWLKDPEPDR
- a CDS encoding phage holin family protein yields the protein MSDPGSTTTTLEAAGDVVGPVRLAGADKSLGQLVATATAEMSALVHDEIALAKAELRQDVKRGVTGGVAGTVAGVLALFSLPVLSFAAAYGIHNLGLGLAWSFLIVGVAFLLLAGLAALLAIAKFKKVKPPERSIASAKETAAVLQNAKPHPRGAKDPSTSVARSSA